From Nitrospiraceae bacterium, a single genomic window includes:
- a CDS encoding GAF domain-containing protein, translating to MNFYAFSGLLNGLAATASGLIVYAKNPHSSKHQAYALYCLAAAIWGYGYCAWHLSSTHDLALLFVRLLMAGAIFLPPAYLWHVLTLLDDVEANRWVIRLGWGASCIYFGANFTTYFVADVHHVGDFPFWPQPGPFFHIYLLGFGLSTIYGTWLLYRGARTRTGLERSRFFLLTIGSVIAYLGGMTTFPLWYGIEIPPYGTILLTVYTSVVAYTLLRYRLMDLGTAVERSITGGLLLALVAFPAYPILLLGQSLYFGQINIAYSFVELSVLLILVLGASSLKREAKTLITKSLFKERYNRHETVVHFSKSLLSILELKDLTATIVESICPTLGLQWGVLYLRSSSSQDYRPVSSFGKSTTDFPILHLHKTPTLLEMWRQGTSCFVIHELQLSTINSDSEAVIAQLAHIGTEVCLPLVNKTRLLGFCVFGPNTKSGGGYTTQDLDLLTTLSQEASVALDNALLYEELKRSQSLVRRTDRLRSLETMAGGLAHEIRNPLTSIKAFVDLAPERKDDEQFLVRFSKVVKEDVFRIERLTREILDYAKPMEPFLKEEDLNDIVESCLYTLRIRPSHELIVVETDLANGLPRVFADRQQLKQVFLNLLFNAVEAMLPEGGVLTVRTRKIGSGMAQDWVQVDIHDTGKGINPEDIEHIFDPFFTTKHLSQEHEGTGLGLAIAHQIIQEHRGSIEVQSVRGGGTTFLVNLPSSLAPTSVSPAQSLSPESDHPTLD from the coding sequence GTGAATTTTTACGCCTTCAGCGGACTCCTGAATGGTCTGGCCGCCACAGCCTCCGGCCTTATTGTCTATGCCAAAAATCCTCACAGCTCCAAACATCAGGCCTATGCCCTGTATTGTTTGGCTGCCGCCATTTGGGGATATGGGTATTGCGCATGGCACCTTTCCTCAACGCACGATCTCGCCCTTCTCTTTGTTCGCTTGTTAATGGCCGGAGCCATTTTTCTTCCGCCAGCCTATCTGTGGCATGTCCTGACCTTATTGGATGATGTGGAAGCCAACAGATGGGTTATTCGTCTTGGATGGGGCGCTAGTTGTATTTATTTCGGCGCGAATTTTACCACCTATTTCGTGGCTGATGTCCATCATGTCGGGGATTTTCCATTTTGGCCGCAACCCGGTCCATTTTTCCATATCTATCTCCTGGGGTTTGGCCTATCGACTATTTATGGAACGTGGCTGCTTTATCGTGGAGCACGGACCAGAACCGGGCTTGAACGTTCACGATTTTTCCTTCTCACCATCGGATCAGTCATTGCCTACTTAGGGGGAATGACGACTTTTCCGCTCTGGTATGGAATTGAAATTCCACCGTACGGCACAATCCTACTGACGGTCTATACGTCGGTTGTCGCCTACACGCTCCTACGATACAGGCTCATGGATCTCGGGACGGCTGTTGAACGAAGCATTACTGGAGGCCTCCTATTAGCACTCGTGGCTTTTCCTGCCTATCCGATCCTCCTCCTGGGCCAGAGTCTGTATTTTGGGCAAATTAATATCGCCTATTCTTTTGTGGAACTGAGCGTGTTGCTCATCTTAGTGCTTGGAGCGTCCTCCTTGAAGCGGGAAGCAAAAACATTAATTACGAAATCACTGTTCAAGGAACGATATAATCGACATGAAACGGTGGTACATTTCTCTAAGTCCCTCCTCTCCATATTGGAATTAAAAGATTTGACGGCGACTATCGTGGAATCCATTTGTCCCACATTAGGATTGCAGTGGGGAGTGTTATATTTACGAAGTTCCAGTAGTCAGGATTATCGTCCAGTATCCAGCTTTGGAAAATCCACCACAGATTTTCCAATCCTCCATTTGCATAAAACTCCTACGTTGCTAGAAATGTGGAGACAGGGCACGTCCTGTTTTGTCATCCATGAATTGCAACTCTCTACCATCAACTCCGACTCTGAAGCCGTCATTGCGCAGCTCGCTCATATTGGAACAGAAGTGTGTTTGCCCTTGGTTAACAAAACACGGCTCTTAGGTTTTTGTGTGTTTGGACCTAATACGAAAAGTGGAGGAGGGTATACCACCCAGGATTTGGATTTATTGACAACCTTATCCCAAGAAGCATCCGTGGCGTTAGACAATGCCTTGCTCTATGAAGAGCTCAAGCGTTCCCAATCGTTAGTACGTCGAACTGATCGCCTTCGTTCTCTGGAGACCATGGCCGGTGGATTGGCTCACGAAATTAGAAATCCATTGACGTCGATTAAAGCCTTTGTGGATCTGGCACCTGAACGAAAGGATGATGAACAATTTCTGGTTCGATTCAGTAAGGTCGTCAAAGAAGATGTCTTTCGCATTGAGCGGCTCACGCGAGAGATCTTGGATTATGCTAAACCGATGGAGCCGTTTCTCAAAGAAGAAGATCTCAATGATATTGTAGAATCCTGTCTGTATACTCTTAGAATTCGACCCTCTCATGAATTAATTGTCGTCGAAACAGATTTGGCTAACGGATTGCCAAGGGTATTTGCCGATCGGCAGCAATTGAAGCAGGTATTTCTCAATCTGTTGTTTAATGCCGTGGAAGCCATGCTCCCAGAAGGTGGGGTGTTAACGGTGCGCACTCGAAAGATTGGTTCAGGTATGGCGCAGGATTGGGTGCAGGTGGATATTCACGATACTGGAAAGGGAATAAACCCTGAAGATATCGAGCATATATTTGATCCATTTTTCACCACAAAACACTTAAGTCAGGAACATGAGGGAACCGGCCTGGGATTGGCCATTGCCCATCAAATCATTCAAGAGCATCGCGGAAGCATTGAGGTCCAAAGTGTGCGAGGCGGGGGAACCACGTTTCTCGTGAATCTCCCCAGTTCTCTAGCCCCCACATCAGTTTCTCCAGCCCAGAGTCTGTCGCCCGAGTCTGACCACCCCACTCTCGATTGA
- a CDS encoding methyltransferase domain-containing protein — protein MKPIASSIKSFKQFREAIYAFRLPRIIFSALDLNLFTKMEDRDWTIPELAKRVRVSQRGLAILCRNLASVGLLVKSQSGYRLTPFSKRYLQESRPDFRGDYLVLMQRQWSEWSRLTEVIRVGQPLDSQEPETTEYRRSFSWAMHHRSIQPAREVAQQISLKAHRTLLDLGGGPGTYALAFLAKNPTLHATVMDRSAALDVARMLAEQSSSGNRLTYQAGDFLTAPISGTYDVVWYSNVLHIYSPADNLRIFKKIKRILNPGGRLLIQDTFLQDSNELQPLEANLFAVSMLLYTQRGNTYSVRDVREWLQRAGLTRSRVLHLKKGTGDWEGQLIEGRLPHAR, from the coding sequence GTGAAACCGATCGCAAGTTCCATCAAATCCTTTAAGCAATTTCGAGAGGCCATCTATGCCTTTCGATTGCCAAGAATTATTTTTTCGGCATTAGATCTGAATTTATTTACGAAGATGGAAGATCGGGATTGGACGATTCCAGAGTTAGCCAAACGAGTGCGGGTGAGCCAACGTGGACTCGCAATCTTGTGCCGGAATCTTGCCAGTGTTGGGTTATTAGTCAAATCACAGTCAGGATACCGTCTGACTCCGTTTTCCAAACGTTACCTCCAAGAATCAAGACCGGACTTTCGGGGAGATTATCTAGTGCTCATGCAGCGTCAATGGAGCGAATGGTCTAGGTTAACGGAAGTGATACGTGTCGGTCAGCCATTGGACAGCCAGGAACCGGAAACCACGGAATATCGACGGTCATTTTCCTGGGCCATGCATCACCGGTCGATCCAACCGGCCAGGGAGGTTGCCCAACAGATTTCGTTGAAGGCGCATCGCACTCTACTGGATTTAGGCGGGGGACCTGGCACCTATGCTCTGGCCTTTTTAGCCAAGAATCCAACACTTCACGCTACAGTGATGGATCGGTCTGCCGCTCTGGACGTGGCGCGTATGCTGGCGGAACAGTCCTCTTCGGGAAACCGCTTGACCTATCAAGCTGGTGATTTTTTAACAGCACCCATTTCAGGCACCTATGATGTTGTCTGGTATTCCAATGTGCTCCATATCTATTCTCCTGCAGACAATCTCAGAATTTTCAAAAAAATTAAACGAATTCTCAATCCTGGTGGACGGTTGCTCATTCAAGATACCTTTTTGCAGGATTCGAACGAACTTCAGCCACTTGAAGCCAATCTCTTTGCGGTCTCCATGTTGCTCTATACCCAGCGGGGAAACACCTATTCCGTGCGAGATGTTCGGGAGTGGCTTCAAAGGGCTGGCCTCACTCGCTCCCGGGTTCTTCATCTGAAAAAGGGAACCGGAGATTGGGAGGGGCAATTGATTGAAGGACGCCTTCCGCATGCTAGATGA
- a CDS encoding tetratricopeptide repeat protein codes for MAWSQSANLNSLGNRHFSKGFYTEAFQCYAQALEVDRQNGDQRSLATTLGNLGNICAVSGRREQARAYYSEVLELQKILGDERGISTTLANLGNLSADAGEWERARAYYLEALDLMNHLSDYAGKAVLLSDLGLVARETGKEEDALAYYQESLILMRRVGNEAGQSDVFRMMARLYLSQRRFEEAQSCTLTSLDVARRLKDELRMGGAWYVLASCHEAQGQWSQAVQYLRKVVRIDQKYQLPKLDENTRRLQVLESQLSARTGTTHE; via the coding sequence ATGGCTTGGTCTCAATCCGCCAATCTCAACTCCTTAGGCAATCGCCACTTTTCCAAAGGCTTTTATACAGAAGCTTTTCAATGTTATGCGCAAGCTCTGGAAGTTGATCGTCAAAATGGAGACCAACGGTCATTGGCCACGACATTGGGCAATTTGGGTAATATTTGCGCCGTGAGTGGTCGCCGGGAACAAGCCAGAGCCTATTATAGTGAGGTGTTAGAGCTTCAAAAAATTCTGGGTGATGAACGGGGGATTAGTACGACTTTAGCCAATTTGGGGAACCTTTCGGCCGATGCCGGCGAATGGGAACGCGCCCGGGCGTATTATCTAGAAGCTTTGGATTTAATGAATCATTTGTCCGACTATGCCGGAAAGGCGGTTTTACTCTCTGATTTGGGATTAGTCGCGAGGGAAACGGGCAAGGAAGAGGATGCACTCGCCTATTATCAGGAATCCTTAATCTTGATGCGCCGGGTCGGGAATGAAGCTGGACAGTCCGATGTCTTTCGTATGATGGCACGGTTGTATTTAAGTCAACGACGATTTGAAGAAGCGCAATCCTGTACCTTGACCAGCCTGGATGTTGCCAGACGGTTGAAAGATGAACTGCGAATGGGCGGTGCCTGGTATGTTCTGGCCAGTTGCCATGAAGCCCAAGGGCAATGGAGTCAGGCCGTGCAATACTTACGAAAAGTTGTACGCATAGACCAAAAATATCAACTGCCGAAACTCGACGAAAATACACGGCGCTTACAGGTTTTAGAATCCCAGCTGAGCGCCCGAACTGGAACAACGCATGAGTGA
- a CDS encoding methyltransferase domain-containing protein — translation MKNGPLILQKTGVSSSRLTIKKGNGQRISAYHDQPMEENSTEGPVVVLAPGYGETKRDYLTLAYYFASNGFHVVRYDHTNHIGESDGLHYQISLSSMKDDFQTVTRYVRATWPHAAIIGVAASLASRVALKAEAECPSLSLLIMLMSIVNVQRSAATVHQEDLFAAYGNEQCPDSANFLGFNVGNQFLGDALANKFVTLEDTLIDAESLTSPVILVSAEKDAWVAPDDLHAFRNALGRRLEHWMVVPDALHRLQENPKRARETYRQLIAQCHEHVNQNAAPDVIHTPNRLDLGRQNRREKFAQQRQAETDVGKGFWQDYLGHFQSVAQCRDYVKLLDHVFHALGPIAPGQRFLDAGCGNGNAGLYFLDRLSATISSGIPYREKSIQYVGIDVVPDALKRANKAMLAADTEWQHGMTSPTPFVTKAWAQVDLGQPLPFPDNRFDRIVSNLVIGYVPDPGATLRELYRVLAPGGRIVISNLKPNGDFSGIYQNLVSSAALPQQREEARDLLNNYGKIRQAEKEGQFCFYDQTQWESIVATLGCTNGGIFSTFAGQAYLVVLDKPIVCTQAKRPIIQDAEPYPTRNQRTGLLKQVA, via the coding sequence ATGAAAAATGGGCCACTTATTCTTCAAAAAACGGGCGTGTCTAGCAGTCGTCTCACTATTAAAAAAGGCAATGGGCAGCGGATTAGTGCCTACCATGACCAACCTATGGAGGAAAATTCAACGGAAGGACCTGTCGTCGTTCTTGCCCCGGGGTATGGGGAAACCAAGCGGGATTATTTAACCTTGGCATATTACTTTGCCAGCAATGGGTTTCATGTCGTGCGCTATGATCATACCAATCATATCGGCGAGAGCGATGGACTGCACTATCAAATATCCCTTTCATCAATGAAGGATGATTTTCAAACTGTGACCCGTTATGTGAGGGCCACTTGGCCGCACGCAGCCATAATCGGTGTGGCTGCCAGCTTAGCTTCGCGAGTCGCTCTCAAAGCCGAGGCTGAATGTCCATCATTATCCCTCCTGATCATGCTCATGAGCATTGTCAATGTCCAACGGTCTGCAGCCACGGTTCATCAGGAAGATCTCTTCGCAGCTTATGGAAATGAGCAGTGCCCTGACTCGGCAAATTTTTTGGGCTTCAATGTGGGCAATCAATTTTTGGGTGATGCCCTTGCCAACAAATTTGTCACGCTTGAGGACACCCTCATTGATGCGGAATCCTTAACCTCCCCTGTCATACTGGTTTCCGCCGAGAAAGATGCCTGGGTCGCTCCCGATGATCTTCATGCGTTTCGGAATGCATTAGGACGACGTCTTGAGCATTGGATGGTGGTGCCAGATGCATTGCATCGTCTACAGGAAAACCCCAAAAGAGCTCGTGAAACCTATCGGCAACTCATTGCACAATGCCATGAGCACGTGAATCAGAACGCGGCTCCTGATGTGATCCACACCCCCAATCGACTAGACTTGGGGCGCCAAAATCGACGAGAAAAATTTGCGCAACAACGACAGGCCGAGACCGACGTCGGCAAAGGATTTTGGCAGGATTACTTGGGCCATTTTCAGTCGGTGGCGCAATGCCGGGATTATGTGAAACTCCTGGACCATGTGTTTCATGCCTTAGGCCCCATCGCACCTGGCCAACGGTTTCTGGATGCCGGCTGTGGAAATGGCAATGCAGGGTTATATTTTTTGGATAGGCTTTCCGCCACCATTTCCAGTGGGATCCCGTACCGAGAGAAGTCCATTCAGTATGTGGGGATTGATGTCGTTCCTGACGCCTTGAAACGGGCTAACAAAGCGATGCTTGCCGCCGACACAGAATGGCAACATGGCATGACCTCTCCGACGCCCTTCGTCACGAAGGCATGGGCGCAGGTAGATTTAGGTCAGCCACTCCCCTTTCCAGACAACCGATTCGACCGGATTGTTTCTAATCTGGTGATTGGATATGTCCCGGATCCGGGCGCTACCTTACGAGAACTGTATCGTGTTCTCGCTCCAGGGGGACGAATCGTTATTTCCAATTTAAAACCCAATGGTGACTTTTCCGGCATTTACCAGAATCTGGTCAGTAGTGCTGCTCTCCCACAACAACGAGAGGAAGCACGGGATCTCTTAAATAATTACGGGAAAATCCGACAGGCCGAAAAAGAAGGGCAATTTTGTTTTTATGATCAAACCCAATGGGAATCCATCGTTGCCACCTTGGGCTGTACGAATGGGGGTATTTTTTCAACTTTTGCAGGACAAGCGTATCTGGTTGTTTTAGACAAACCTATTGTCTGCACGCAGGCGAAAAGGCCCATTATCCAGGATGCAGAACCATACCCCACACGGAACCAGCGGACAGGACTTCTGAAGCAAGTGGCATAG
- a CDS encoding TlpA family protein disulfide reductase: MKRNNLQVLIIVILILSTGFIAQAGSFFKVGESAPNFSLTGLDGRPLSLDQFKGKVVVLGLFHICEPCLIQSTNLQRVHDATKDKPVAVIGVNSSGDSLADVREFLQGFPLKITYPYLLDPEKKTDKLYGGGKFIPNVYVIDQNGLIRWQRVGNFFTDGTLAGHEAILQEVEKLLEARPIRSTM; this comes from the coding sequence ATGAAAAGGAATAATCTTCAGGTATTGATCATAGTTATCTTAATACTGAGCACTGGTTTTATCGCACAGGCGGGAAGTTTTTTTAAAGTCGGGGAGTCCGCTCCTAATTTCTCCCTGACAGGTCTGGATGGACGACCTCTCTCCCTTGACCAGTTTAAGGGTAAGGTGGTGGTTCTGGGACTCTTTCATATTTGCGAGCCGTGTTTAATCCAAAGTACCAATCTCCAGAGGGTACATGATGCCACCAAAGACAAGCCTGTTGCGGTGATTGGAGTCAATTCATCTGGAGATTCCCTTGCCGATGTCAGGGAATTTCTACAAGGGTTCCCGTTGAAGATTACATATCCCTATCTTTTAGACCCCGAAAAGAAGACGGACAAACTCTATGGCGGGGGAAAATTTATTCCCAATGTGTACGTCATTGATCAAAATGGCCTAATTCGTTGGCAGCGTGTGGGGAATTTCTTTACTGACGGCACATTAGCTGGGCATGAAGCGATTCTTCAGGAAGTAGAGAAATTGTTGGAGGCACGGCCTATTCGCTCGACTATGTAG
- a CDS encoding amidophosphoribosyltransferase: MPSQDGFHEECAVFGIAGSKEAANLTYLGLYALQHRGQEGSGIVSSDGEQFFQKKGLGLVADIYSKKTLRELPGTKAIGHNRYSTAGSGQLQNVQPLSVNFAFGNLALAHNGNLVNAGVLRGELEAYGAIFQSDSDSEVIIHLIAHSKGDTIVNRVIDALSLVRGAFSLVLLTDDQLIAARDPFGFRPLCLGRYKNSWVVASETCAFDLIDAKFVREVEPGEIIVIQGTELTSYHPFLERSRAQCVFEYVYFARPDSKIFGPNAVYPVRKAFGRQLAKECPADADMVIPVPDSGVPAALGYAEGMGLPFEIGLTRNHYVGRTFIEPQQAIRHFGVKLKLNPVPEVLEGKRIVVVDDSLVRGTTSRKIVKMLRQAGAREIHLRISSPPVIAPCYYGIDTPTQKELIGSNLNIEEIRRYVTADSLGYLSLEGMLAMAPGFSHHYCNACFTDNYPIMLTKAEQLQLGLFEPDQLSRS, from the coding sequence ATGCCTTCCCAGGACGGGTTTCATGAAGAATGTGCTGTCTTCGGAATTGCGGGATCGAAAGAAGCTGCGAATCTGACGTACCTGGGACTCTATGCCCTACAACATCGGGGGCAGGAAGGCTCCGGTATTGTGTCTTCGGATGGAGAGCAATTCTTTCAAAAAAAAGGCCTAGGTCTCGTTGCTGATATTTATTCAAAAAAAACCTTACGCGAACTTCCGGGAACCAAGGCAATCGGGCATAACCGATACTCTACGGCAGGCAGTGGACAGTTGCAAAACGTTCAACCTTTGTCCGTTAATTTCGCTTTTGGCAATTTGGCCTTGGCTCACAATGGGAATTTAGTGAACGCCGGGGTGCTTCGCGGTGAACTCGAGGCCTATGGGGCTATTTTTCAATCGGACTCCGACAGCGAGGTCATCATTCATCTGATTGCTCACTCCAAGGGCGATACGATTGTGAATCGGGTGATTGACGCATTAAGTCTGGTTCGTGGAGCTTTTTCATTGGTGCTGCTAACGGATGATCAATTAATCGCCGCCCGCGATCCGTTTGGATTTCGCCCGCTGTGTTTAGGGCGGTATAAAAACAGTTGGGTCGTGGCATCCGAGACGTGCGCCTTCGATCTGATTGATGCCAAGTTTGTCCGTGAAGTTGAACCGGGAGAAATTATTGTCATTCAGGGTACAGAATTAACTTCCTATCATCCGTTTCTCGAGCGCTCGCGCGCCCAGTGTGTATTTGAATATGTCTATTTTGCGAGACCGGATTCGAAAATTTTTGGCCCGAATGCCGTGTATCCGGTTCGTAAAGCCTTTGGTCGTCAATTGGCTAAGGAATGTCCAGCGGACGCAGACATGGTCATTCCTGTTCCGGATTCCGGTGTTCCCGCAGCCCTGGGCTATGCTGAAGGGATGGGGTTGCCGTTTGAGATCGGACTAACCCGAAATCACTATGTGGGACGAACCTTCATTGAGCCGCAACAAGCCATCCGCCATTTTGGCGTAAAGTTGAAACTGAATCCGGTCCCGGAGGTCCTGGAAGGGAAACGGATTGTGGTTGTGGATGACTCCCTTGTTCGAGGCACCACCAGTCGGAAGATTGTCAAAATGCTTCGACAGGCCGGCGCTCGGGAAATTCATCTGCGTATCAGTTCCCCACCGGTCATTGCCCCATGTTATTATGGAATTGATACGCCGACCCAAAAAGAACTCATAGGATCAAATCTCAACATTGAAGAAATTCGTCGTTATGTGACGGCCGATAGTTTAGGGTACCTTAGCCTAGAAGGTATGTTGGCAATGGCTCCCGGCTTTTCCCATCATTATTGCAATGCCTGTTTTACGGATAATTATCCCATCATGTTGACCAAAGCCGAGCAATTACAACTCGGATTATTCGAACCGGATCAACTCTCTCGCTCTTAA